A genomic region of Streptomyces sp. R33 contains the following coding sequences:
- a CDS encoding carboxylesterase/lipase family protein, with the protein MRRPRRRSRTARSLLATACALAALLTAALPAAAATAAASGGSARPQATVAQGVLRGQNHDGAQEFLGVPYAAPPVGDARLRAPQPPHRWTGVREAVRQAPACLQFSPFGLQDPQAVSEDCLYLDVYRPRTARPGARLPVIVWVHGGAYSQGTGTQFGGRTMADLTASVVVSINYRLGQLGYLGLPELTGENAQRSGSFGLMDQMAALRWTRENIAAFGGNPGNVTVSGQSAGSGSVCALLAAPSAAGLFHRAVLQSGPCTLLRPPDGARAESQARAFAAAAGCTDPAALAGCLRAASGPVLVEAARTVPTSGPASGDGLLPVDPATAIGSGNWNKVPVLIGSTRSEARLFVALTQPYLTQEQYTAQVLAGYGAAGPEVLARYPVSAYGSPYLALSAVMTDSTFACQTAWTAQLFASQVPTYFYEFDDPDSPTLAGAQVPGIDESNAHSAELAYLHDFTMGDRPLTTEQVALATRMKRYWGAFARYGVPAVPGQTAWPPTGSGATVLTLTPTATRTGTSFGSDHQCTFWRTQPPRPV; encoded by the coding sequence ATGAGACGGCCCCGGAGGCGGTCGCGTACGGCGCGGTCACTGCTCGCCACCGCCTGTGCGCTGGCGGCCCTGCTCACCGCGGCGCTCCCCGCGGCGGCGGCCACGGCGGCTGCGTCGGGCGGGTCCGCGCGCCCGCAGGCCACCGTCGCGCAGGGCGTGCTGCGCGGGCAGAATCACGACGGCGCCCAGGAGTTCCTCGGCGTCCCCTACGCCGCTCCCCCGGTCGGGGACGCCCGGCTGCGCGCGCCGCAGCCGCCGCACCGCTGGACCGGGGTCCGCGAGGCGGTCCGGCAGGCCCCGGCGTGCCTGCAGTTCTCGCCGTTCGGGCTGCAGGATCCGCAGGCCGTCAGCGAGGACTGCCTGTACCTCGACGTGTACCGGCCCCGCACGGCCCGGCCCGGAGCCCGGCTGCCGGTGATCGTGTGGGTGCACGGGGGTGCGTACAGCCAGGGCACGGGTACGCAGTTCGGCGGCCGCACCATGGCCGATCTCACCGCCAGTGTCGTGGTCAGCATCAACTACCGCCTGGGGCAGCTCGGTTATCTCGGGCTGCCCGAGCTCACCGGGGAGAACGCGCAGCGCTCCGGCTCCTTCGGGCTCATGGACCAGATGGCGGCGCTGCGCTGGACCCGGGAGAACATCGCGGCGTTCGGCGGGAACCCCGGGAACGTCACGGTCTCCGGCCAGTCCGCGGGCAGCGGTTCCGTCTGTGCGCTGCTGGCCGCGCCGTCGGCGGCCGGGCTGTTCCACCGGGCGGTGCTGCAGAGCGGGCCGTGCACGCTGCTGCGTCCGCCGGACGGCGCGCGGGCCGAGTCGCAGGCGCGGGCCTTCGCCGCAGCCGCGGGCTGTACGGATCCGGCGGCGTTGGCCGGGTGCCTTCGGGCCGCTTCCGGGCCGGTGCTGGTCGAAGCGGCCCGTACGGTGCCCACCTCGGGGCCGGCGTCCGGCGACGGGTTGCTGCCGGTCGATCCGGCGACGGCCATCGGGAGCGGGAACTGGAACAAGGTGCCGGTGCTGATCGGGAGCACCCGCTCCGAGGCGCGCCTGTTCGTCGCGCTGACGCAGCCGTACCTGACGCAGGAGCAGTACACGGCGCAGGTCCTGGCGGGGTACGGGGCCGCCGGGCCCGAGGTGCTCGCCCGCTATCCGGTGTCGGCGTACGGATCGCCGTACCTGGCGCTGTCAGCTGTGATGACGGACTCGACGTTCGCCTGCCAGACGGCGTGGACGGCGCAGCTGTTCGCCTCACAAGTTCCCACGTATTTTTACGAGTTCGACGACCCGGACTCGCCGACACTGGCCGGGGCGCAGGTACCCGGCATCGACGAGTCCAATGCGCACAGTGCCGAGCTGGCCTATCTGCACGACTTCACCATGGGGGACCGGCCGCTGACCACGGAGCAGGTCGCGCTCGCGACACGGATGAAGCGCTACTGGGGTGCGTTCGCGCGCTACGGCGTCCCGGCGGTGCCGGGGCAGACGGCGTGGCCGCCGACCGGGTCCGGGGCCACGGTCCTGACCCTCACCCCCACGGCGACGCGGACGGGCACCTCGTTCGGGTCGGACCACCAGTGCACGTTCTGGCGGACCCAGCCGCCCCGGCCGGTCTGA
- a CDS encoding class I SAM-dependent methyltransferase, with amino-acid sequence MSGQQYDEIGEAFEGFKSLPMMRYGEVPSFLGLVGDVSGKSVLDLACGTGFYSREFKRRGAADVYGVDISVEMIAAAQEIEQRDPLGVRYGVGDVAELPPLDPCFGIALGVQCLNYAEDIATMERMCRNIHRSLVPGGEFFVLAQNPDYRFDCPSLEAYGFRCEPVGEIETGTRVRVTALLDPQPITIVSSAPRSEVYEACLRAAGFSEIAWVPLEVSDAGIREFGKEFWADLLAYPPLAMLRCRA; translated from the coding sequence ATGAGCGGACAGCAGTACGACGAGATCGGCGAGGCGTTCGAGGGGTTCAAGTCCCTGCCGATGATGCGGTACGGGGAGGTGCCGAGCTTCCTGGGCCTGGTCGGGGACGTGAGCGGCAAGTCGGTCCTCGACCTGGCGTGCGGGACCGGTTTCTACAGCAGGGAGTTCAAGCGGCGCGGCGCCGCGGACGTCTACGGCGTCGACATCTCCGTCGAGATGATCGCCGCGGCGCAGGAGATCGAGCAGCGCGACCCGCTGGGCGTGCGCTACGGGGTCGGAGACGTGGCCGAACTGCCGCCCCTCGACCCGTGCTTCGGCATCGCGCTGGGAGTGCAGTGCCTCAACTACGCCGAGGACATCGCCACCATGGAGCGGATGTGCCGCAACATCCACCGGAGCCTGGTGCCGGGCGGGGAGTTCTTCGTGCTCGCGCAGAACCCCGACTACCGGTTCGACTGTCCCTCCCTGGAGGCGTACGGGTTCCGCTGCGAGCCGGTCGGCGAGATCGAGACCGGTACGCGCGTGCGGGTCACCGCCCTCCTCGACCCGCAGCCGATCACCATCGTCTCCTCGGCCCCGCGCAGCGAGGTCTACGAAGCGTGCCTGAGGGCGGCCGGGTTCAGCGAGATCGCCTGGGTGCCGCTGGAGGTCTCCGACGCCGGCATCCGTGAGTTCGGCAAGGAGTTCTGGGCGGACCTCCTCGCGTACCCGCCGCTCGCGATGCTGCGCTGCCGCGCCTGA
- a CDS encoding HAD family phosphatase translates to MSGLAAVLFDMDGTLVDTEVLWWRTTERIAEGLGHELTGADAPEVVGRAVEDTAAHLVRVSGGGDPSEVAQALTADFFRRVEAGAPMRPGAQRLLTALEAEGVPFALVSASPRLVVDSVVGGSLAHVPFAFTLSADDTDRTKPHPDPYRAAAGRFGAAVRDCVAVEDSPDGAASAEAAGCGVLVVPSLLEVPASPVRTFARSLEDVTPEVLRGCLGGGVPRQDRQELPEPRPSSSTTPST, encoded by the coding sequence GTGAGCGGCCTCGCCGCGGTCCTCTTCGACATGGACGGCACCCTGGTGGACACCGAGGTGCTGTGGTGGCGGACCACCGAGCGGATCGCCGAGGGCCTCGGCCACGAACTCACCGGCGCGGACGCGCCCGAGGTCGTCGGCCGGGCCGTCGAGGACACCGCCGCCCACCTCGTACGGGTCTCCGGAGGGGGAGATCCGTCCGAGGTGGCGCAGGCCCTGACCGCGGACTTCTTCCGCCGGGTGGAGGCCGGGGCACCGATGCGGCCCGGCGCCCAGCGGCTGCTGACCGCGCTCGAGGCCGAGGGCGTGCCCTTCGCCCTGGTCAGCGCCTCGCCGCGGCTGGTCGTCGACTCGGTCGTCGGCGGTTCGCTGGCCCATGTCCCGTTCGCTTTCACCCTGTCCGCCGACGACACGGACCGGACGAAGCCGCACCCGGACCCGTACCGGGCGGCCGCCGGGCGTTTCGGCGCCGCGGTACGCGACTGCGTGGCCGTGGAGGACTCGCCCGACGGCGCGGCCTCCGCGGAGGCCGCCGGGTGCGGGGTGCTGGTGGTCCCGTCGCTGCTGGAGGTGCCGGCTTCACCCGTACGGACCTTCGCGCGATCCTTGGAGGACGTCACTCCGGAGGTGCTGCGGGGCTGCCTCGGCGGGGGTGTTCCGCGGCAGGACCGTCAGGAGCTTCCCGAGCCCAGGCCGAGCAGCTCCACGACGCCGTCCACGTAG
- a CDS encoding phosphatase PAP2 family protein, which produces MPRSSAVPRSGHRASPPLIPAPRHHLPAPPPRHAVAVGAGLLLGSLLIGLLVSVGERPYFQGLDDSWAASMNGSRDDALTGLATVFDRLGGPLGMVLPLALIGCLCVYGRWRSGLFALTAGVVANVVLVLPLKQLVDRPRPPHPWVLVNDGSFPSGQVFTAVTLMFVAAVLVFPPRARRWWWLFAVLYVVAMMASRTWLHAQWLSDTVAGALAGAGSCMLLWRAFAPLLRIEAERVASDSLWL; this is translated from the coding sequence ATGCCACGTTCCTCCGCCGTGCCCCGGTCCGGGCACCGCGCATCCCCGCCCCTGATCCCCGCTCCCCGGCATCACCTCCCGGCGCCCCCGCCGCGCCATGCGGTCGCCGTCGGAGCCGGCCTCCTGCTCGGGTCGCTGCTGATCGGCCTCTTGGTCTCGGTCGGCGAACGCCCGTACTTCCAAGGGCTCGACGACAGCTGGGCCGCGTCGATGAACGGCTCGCGCGACGACGCCCTCACCGGCCTCGCCACCGTCTTCGACCGCCTCGGCGGCCCGCTGGGCATGGTCCTGCCGCTCGCTCTGATCGGCTGCCTCTGCGTCTACGGGCGCTGGCGGTCCGGGCTGTTCGCCCTCACCGCCGGAGTCGTGGCGAACGTCGTCCTGGTGCTCCCGCTGAAGCAGCTCGTCGACCGTCCCCGCCCGCCGCATCCGTGGGTCCTGGTGAACGACGGCTCGTTCCCCTCCGGCCAGGTGTTCACTGCCGTGACGCTGATGTTCGTGGCCGCCGTCCTGGTGTTTCCCCCGCGGGCGCGCCGCTGGTGGTGGCTCTTCGCGGTGCTGTACGTCGTCGCCATGATGGCCAGCCGGACCTGGCTGCACGCGCAGTGGCTCAGCGACACCGTCGCCGGGGCGCTGGCCGGCGCCGGGAGCTGCATGCTGCTGTGGAGGGCGTTCGCGCCGCTGCTGCGGATCGAGGCCGAGCGGGTCGCGTCCGACAGCCTGTGGCTGTGA
- the surE gene encoding 5'/3'-nucleotidase SurE gives MRRKRVLPPAVLLVCTATLSGTAPAVASPQTAPAASTAAPAVPLRILLTNDDGYNAPGIRKAFERLTAAGHDVTIVAPLTNQSGTGTKMMSAPTIAVKHPEPKVWAVDGTPGDSVAFGLSEVFAGQAPDLVVSGTNFGPNVAGLATHSGTVGGAVAALESGVPAIALSTGGMAAPDPTATVNAMDPTLDFAVKLIDRLRSRARSGPLLPKGVGLNVNHPVVGADGTGTATGVAATFQDPQAPLQPDFTDSGDGTWKVNVQFRPQPAAKGGDVEAVSAGKIAVSPMNADWNTGPADFAATSALIAGLRP, from the coding sequence GTGAGACGCAAGCGAGTTCTGCCGCCGGCCGTGCTCCTCGTGTGCACCGCAACCCTCTCGGGTACGGCGCCCGCGGTCGCCTCGCCGCAGACCGCGCCCGCAGCGAGTACGGCGGCGCCCGCGGTTCCGCTGCGGATCCTGCTCACGAACGACGACGGCTACAACGCGCCCGGCATCCGCAAGGCGTTCGAGCGGCTGACCGCCGCCGGGCACGACGTCACGATCGTCGCCCCGCTCACCAACCAGAGCGGCACCGGCACGAAGATGATGAGCGCCCCCACCATCGCGGTGAAGCACCCCGAGCCGAAGGTGTGGGCCGTGGACGGCACGCCCGGCGACTCCGTCGCCTTCGGCCTCTCCGAGGTCTTCGCGGGACAGGCCCCCGACCTGGTGGTCTCCGGGACCAACTTCGGCCCGAACGTGGCCGGTCTCGCCACCCACTCCGGTACGGTCGGCGGCGCCGTCGCCGCCCTCGAGAGCGGCGTCCCGGCGATCGCGCTGAGCACCGGCGGCATGGCCGCCCCCGACCCCACCGCCACGGTCAACGCGATGGACCCCACGCTGGACTTCGCGGTGAAGCTGATCGACCGGCTGCGCAGCCGGGCACGGTCGGGCCCGCTGCTGCCGAAGGGCGTCGGCCTGAACGTCAACCACCCCGTCGTCGGCGCGGACGGCACGGGCACCGCGACCGGTGTGGCGGCGACCTTCCAGGACCCGCAGGCCCCGCTCCAGCCGGACTTCACCGACTCCGGGGACGGTACCTGGAAGGTGAACGTACAGTTCCGCCCGCAGCCGGCCGCCAAGGGCGGTGACGTGGAGGCGGTGAGCGCCGGCAAGATCGCCGTCAGCCCGATGAACGCCGACTGGAACACCGGGCCGGCCGACTTCGCGGCCACCTCGGCCCTCATCGCCGGACTCCGCCCATGA
- a CDS encoding DUF2330 domain-containing protein — MKRRIAALLLALLATQLGSLISPAYACGCGAMIPEGYARIGVERETSVVRFDGRTEQIVMRFVVRGDAPRAAWIMPVPGRATVELGDGDVFRELTWLTRPEFKTRSYFWPRDRDWPFSSTTGDSAGAPLPGAGAPSVGVVGREQLGDFDVARLTATDPDALRNWLETNGFKLPDGLAAELKPYVDQKWEYVAVRLAPRQQGKTLQGTLDPLKIRFDSNRLVYPMRLSRLAKTPQSLGLYILADHRMEPASPIGGAKPKVTFAGTVTPEDGLATLTGGKPAFLTAIDQEFPDPGRIDGDHELRATAADTPYRKVIYTGELLTVGGVPAWLLTVAAALVALAAGTFTLRRRRSSTRSA, encoded by the coding sequence ATGAAACGAAGAATTGCCGCCCTGCTGCTGGCCCTGCTCGCGACGCAGCTGGGATCCCTGATCAGCCCGGCCTACGCCTGCGGTTGCGGGGCGATGATCCCCGAGGGCTACGCCCGCATCGGGGTCGAACGGGAGACCTCCGTCGTGCGCTTCGACGGCCGTACGGAACAGATCGTGATGCGGTTCGTCGTCCGCGGGGACGCCCCGCGGGCGGCCTGGATCATGCCGGTACCCGGGCGGGCCACGGTGGAGCTGGGCGACGGGGACGTGTTCCGGGAGCTGACCTGGCTGACCCGGCCCGAGTTCAAGACCCGCAGCTACTTCTGGCCGCGCGACCGCGACTGGCCGTTCTCCTCCACCACGGGAGACTCCGCGGGAGCCCCGCTGCCCGGCGCGGGCGCCCCCTCGGTCGGCGTCGTCGGCCGCGAGCAGCTCGGCGACTTCGACGTCGCACGCCTCACCGCGACCGACCCCGACGCACTGCGCAACTGGCTGGAAACGAACGGCTTCAAGCTGCCCGACGGACTCGCCGCCGAGCTGAAGCCGTACGTGGACCAGAAGTGGGAGTACGTCGCCGTACGCCTCGCCCCCCGGCAGCAGGGCAAGACCCTGCAGGGCACCCTCGACCCGCTGAAGATCCGCTTCGACAGCAACCGGCTGGTCTACCCGATGCGGCTGTCCCGGCTGGCCAAGACCCCGCAGTCCCTCGGGCTGTACATCCTGGCCGACCACCGCATGGAGCCCGCCTCCCCGATCGGCGGCGCCAAGCCGAAGGTCACCTTCGCCGGGACGGTCACCCCCGAGGACGGCCTCGCCACGCTCACCGGCGGCAAGCCGGCGTTCCTGACGGCGATCGACCAGGAGTTCCCGGATCCGGGCCGCATCGACGGCGACCACGAACTGCGCGCCACGGCCGCCGACACCCCCTACCGCAAGGTCATCTACACCGGCGAACTGCTCACCGTCGGCGGGGTACCGGCCTGGCTGCTGACGGTGGCGGCCGCCCTGGTCGCCCTCGCGGCGGGCACGTTCACCCTGCGCCGCCGCAGGTCCAGTACCCGGAGTGCCTGA
- a CDS encoding phosphatase PAP2 family protein, which produces MSRHTLTSARPTAARPGAADRPRSPGTLLLAVLLLGLAAALALTVRADVANPPFQGADERWLRWMGGPHDGLPAALAAVLNWFGGPLGAVVPLGMLVFLLVRRRRTSAGFLLGVYLVGNLLVVQTLKHLVDRPRPAHPLVRVDHGSFPSGHAAGAALLVVLACVLLVPAARRRAWWAGGVVFTLAMMWSRTWLHAHWLTDTVAGAAAGAGAALLAWWAVSPALAREHDRRQRPASSLPA; this is translated from the coding sequence ATGTCGCGGCACACACTCACTTCGGCCCGCCCCACCGCGGCCCGGCCCGGGGCGGCGGACCGGCCCCGCAGCCCCGGCACCCTGCTCCTGGCCGTGCTGCTGCTCGGACTGGCCGCAGCACTGGCCCTCACCGTCCGCGCGGACGTCGCGAACCCGCCGTTCCAGGGCGCGGACGAGCGGTGGCTGCGCTGGATGGGCGGCCCGCACGACGGGCTCCCCGCGGCCCTCGCGGCCGTCCTCAACTGGTTCGGCGGCCCGCTGGGCGCCGTCGTCCCGCTCGGGATGCTGGTCTTCCTGCTCGTCCGCAGACGCCGGACCTCGGCGGGCTTCCTGCTCGGGGTCTATCTCGTGGGCAACCTGCTGGTGGTGCAGACGCTCAAGCACCTGGTGGACCGCCCGCGCCCGGCGCACCCGCTGGTCCGCGTCGACCACGGCTCCTTCCCGTCGGGGCATGCGGCGGGGGCGGCGCTGCTCGTCGTGCTGGCCTGCGTCCTGCTGGTCCCGGCGGCCCGGCGGCGGGCCTGGTGGGCCGGCGGCGTGGTGTTCACCCTGGCCATGATGTGGAGCCGCACCTGGCTCCACGCCCACTGGCTCACCGACACGGTGGCCGGCGCAGCGGCCGGCGCGGGGGCCGCACTGCTGGCCTGGTGGGCCGTCTCCCCCGCCCTCGCCCGTGAGCACGACCGACGCCAACGACCGGCCTCGTCTCTTCCGGCCTAG
- a CDS encoding carboxylesterase/lipase family protein, which yields MAHTENRTPPPVVDLPAGRLRGAIEDGLSVFRAVPYAAPPVGEERWRPARPHPGWSGTREASADGPSAPQMYVEGGDPVLGGHGSPPFDEDCLTLNVWTPAADDARRPVLLWIHGGGFVSGSGSLPGYGGETFARDGDLVFVGINYRIGPLGYLSPEGDDGAGGDEVANPWLSDQLAALHWVKENIASFGGDPDQITVAGQSGGAVSTAALAGHPQAAGLIRRVILQSPPFGLDLPDPDAYRERTEAYRELAGAKTAQELRALPWPALIGAAGGLFARTMRWGYWPTPFLPVVDGVTLERHPAQALLHGAAAGIDVMIGWTREEANFGFGLDEGYAAATREQVTDRIAETFGAEAAPEVYAAYEAARPGAGPAGVLMDLITDELFRVPSVGLAEARAGSEHPVWAYQFDLPTPAYEGRLGAAHCLELPFVFDNFEQWSHAPFLAGLAPAVRDGLAHTMHRAWIAFVRTGDPNHPGMPQWQPYGAQTRTTMCFDSVVTAFGDLAGPSRRLHEARGAR from the coding sequence ATGGCACACACCGAGAACCGCACCCCGCCGCCCGTGGTCGACCTCCCCGCAGGCCGACTGCGCGGCGCCATCGAAGACGGGCTCTCCGTCTTCCGGGCGGTCCCGTACGCCGCACCCCCCGTCGGCGAGGAGCGCTGGCGGCCCGCCCGGCCGCATCCCGGCTGGAGCGGCACGCGCGAGGCGAGCGCCGACGGCCCCAGCGCCCCGCAGATGTACGTGGAAGGTGGCGATCCGGTCCTCGGCGGCCACGGGTCGCCCCCCTTCGACGAGGACTGCCTCACCCTCAACGTCTGGACGCCCGCGGCCGACGACGCCCGCCGTCCCGTACTGCTGTGGATCCACGGCGGCGGCTTCGTCTCGGGATCGGGCTCGCTGCCCGGATACGGCGGCGAGACCTTCGCGCGGGACGGCGACCTGGTGTTCGTCGGCATCAACTACCGCATCGGGCCTCTCGGTTACCTCTCCCCGGAGGGCGACGACGGCGCCGGGGGCGACGAGGTGGCCAATCCGTGGCTCTCCGACCAGCTTGCCGCCCTGCACTGGGTGAAGGAGAACATCGCCTCCTTCGGCGGCGACCCCGACCAGATCACCGTCGCCGGCCAGTCCGGCGGCGCCGTCTCCACCGCGGCGCTCGCCGGGCACCCGCAGGCCGCCGGCCTGATCCGCCGGGTGATCCTGCAGAGCCCGCCGTTCGGGCTCGACCTCCCCGACCCCGACGCGTACCGGGAGCGCACCGAGGCCTATCGGGAGCTGGCCGGCGCCAAGACCGCGCAGGAGCTGCGCGCACTGCCCTGGCCGGCTCTGATCGGCGCGGCCGGCGGCCTGTTCGCCCGCACGATGCGGTGGGGCTACTGGCCCACGCCGTTCCTGCCCGTCGTCGACGGGGTCACCCTCGAGCGCCATCCGGCACAGGCCCTGCTGCACGGGGCCGCAGCCGGCATCGACGTCATGATCGGGTGGACCCGCGAGGAGGCCAACTTCGGCTTCGGCCTCGACGAGGGGTACGCGGCCGCCACCCGGGAGCAGGTGACCGACCGGATCGCCGAGACCTTCGGGGCCGAGGCCGCCCCCGAGGTCTACGCCGCGTACGAGGCGGCCCGCCCCGGCGCCGGTCCGGCCGGCGTCCTCATGGACCTGATCACGGACGAGCTCTTCCGGGTCCCCTCCGTCGGGCTGGCCGAGGCCAGGGCCGGTTCGGAGCATCCCGTCTGGGCCTACCAGTTCGATCTGCCCACGCCCGCGTACGAGGGCCGGCTCGGCGCCGCGCACTGCCTCGAGCTCCCCTTCGTCTTCGACAACTTCGAGCAGTGGTCGCACGCCCCCTTCCTCGCCGGGCTCGCCCCCGCCGTCCGCGACGGCCTCGCACACACCATGCACCGGGCCTGGATCGCCTTCGTCCGCACCGGCGACCCGAACCACCCCGGCATGCCGCAGTGGCAGCCCTACGGTGCGCAGACGCGGACCACGATGTGCTTCGACTCGGTCGTCACCGCCTTCGGCGACCTGGCAGGGCCCTCGCGCCGCCTGCACGAAGCCCGCGGGGCCCGATGA
- a CDS encoding MFS transporter — protein MAQNELIDSPAPADPEPPRQRALLPLLLVANSALLAVYMGVGSILLPTQVAEIDPANKVAVLGVIGGISAVFATAFNPIAGALSDRSGRRNPWILGGAFASLAALAFVGYATTALLVGIGWCLVQATMNVYQAAVTAIVPDRVPVARRGTASALVGLGLPIGGTVGVLIASKTADHLQTGYLVFGAIVAVSALLLTLLCRDVPRTGPAPAAVPKRAQLAAFLSALANHDFRWAFIGRALMVLGYFSVVGYQLYILDDHISLPDGLTPPAAMAVLTPVSMVAMAVSTVVGGMLSDRWDRRKVFVGVSAALAGLVMVVPVISPTWTGMLVFSALNGLAFGCFMAVDTALVTLVLPRAEDAARDMGVLNIANAGPQIIAPFVASAVVTALGGYTPLFLVGGALSLIGALAILPIRSVR, from the coding sequence ATGGCCCAGAACGAACTGATCGATTCGCCCGCCCCGGCGGATCCCGAACCTCCCCGCCAGCGCGCGCTCCTGCCCCTGCTGCTGGTCGCGAACTCCGCCCTGCTGGCGGTCTACATGGGCGTCGGATCGATCCTGCTGCCCACTCAGGTCGCGGAGATCGACCCCGCCAACAAGGTCGCCGTACTCGGCGTCATCGGCGGGATCAGCGCGGTCTTCGCGACCGCCTTCAACCCGATCGCCGGCGCCCTCTCCGACCGCAGCGGCCGTCGCAACCCGTGGATCCTCGGAGGCGCCTTCGCCTCGCTCGCCGCCCTGGCCTTCGTCGGGTACGCGACCACCGCGCTGCTCGTCGGCATCGGCTGGTGCCTCGTCCAGGCCACCATGAACGTCTACCAGGCCGCGGTCACCGCGATCGTCCCCGACCGGGTGCCCGTCGCCCGGCGCGGCACCGCCTCCGCGCTGGTCGGGCTGGGCCTGCCGATCGGCGGCACGGTCGGGGTGCTGATCGCCTCCAAGACCGCGGACCACCTGCAGACCGGGTACCTGGTCTTCGGCGCGATCGTCGCCGTTTCGGCGCTGCTGCTCACGCTCCTCTGCCGGGACGTCCCGCGCACCGGTCCCGCCCCGGCCGCCGTCCCCAAGCGGGCACAACTGGCCGCCTTCCTCTCGGCGTTGGCGAACCATGACTTCCGGTGGGCGTTCATCGGCCGGGCCCTGATGGTCCTCGGCTACTTCTCCGTCGTCGGCTACCAGCTGTACATCCTGGACGATCACATCAGCCTGCCCGACGGGCTGACCCCGCCCGCCGCGATGGCAGTGCTGACCCCCGTGTCGATGGTCGCCATGGCCGTCTCGACCGTGGTGGGCGGGATGCTGTCCGACCGGTGGGACCGCCGCAAGGTGTTCGTCGGTGTCTCGGCCGCCCTCGCCGGACTCGTCATGGTCGTCCCCGTCATCAGCCCCACCTGGACCGGCATGCTCGTCTTCAGCGCGCTCAACGGGCTCGCGTTCGGTTGCTTCATGGCCGTCGACACCGCGCTCGTCACCCTGGTCCTGCCCCGGGCCGAGGACGCCGCCCGCGACATGGGCGTCCTGAACATCGCGAACGCCGGACCGCAGATCATCGCCCCCTTCGTCGCCTCGGCCGTGGTGACCGCGCTCGGCGGATACACCCCCCTCTTCCTGGTCGGCGGGGCCCTGTCGCTGATCGGCGCACTCGCCATCCTCCCGATCCGCAGCGTGCGCTGA
- a CDS encoding LacI family DNA-binding transcriptional regulator, producing the protein MPREPRETSAPASPVSITSADVARLAGVSRATVSFVLNDTPGHRVSEGTRTRVLDAARQLGYVPHAAARSLRAGRSNLILMPASVSAIGRLVSDWVDDLHSELDRHGYTAVLHAGRFADPLDAARAWAELRPAAVIALDGDRFTAQAAELLSRAGVRGLLAFAAHPVEGVHTIGFDHADIGATAAEHLIARGRSRIGVVMPQERGLGTLAAPRLAGAESVAARHMATVTPVELSYTRESATALARRWPSLGLDAVFAYNDEYAALLLHALQAEGIAVPDEVAIVGSDDLVLASLQQPPLTTVRLDLPSAARVADALHELIETGKTPPVPAIEALLVHRATS; encoded by the coding sequence ATGCCCAGGGAGCCCAGGGAGACGAGCGCCCCCGCGTCGCCCGTGTCGATCACCAGCGCCGACGTGGCCCGGCTGGCCGGGGTGTCACGCGCCACCGTGTCGTTCGTCCTGAACGACACCCCCGGCCACCGCGTCAGCGAGGGCACCCGTACGCGGGTGCTCGACGCCGCCCGGCAGCTCGGCTACGTACCGCACGCCGCGGCCCGGTCCCTGCGGGCCGGGCGCAGCAACCTCATCCTGATGCCCGCCTCGGTCTCCGCGATCGGCCGGCTCGTCAGCGACTGGGTCGACGACCTGCACAGCGAGCTCGACCGGCACGGCTACACGGCCGTCCTGCACGCGGGCCGCTTCGCCGACCCCCTCGACGCCGCCCGGGCCTGGGCCGAACTGCGCCCGGCGGCCGTCATCGCACTGGACGGCGACCGCTTCACCGCCCAGGCGGCCGAGCTGCTGAGCCGCGCCGGTGTGCGCGGCCTGCTGGCGTTCGCCGCCCACCCGGTTGAGGGCGTCCACACCATCGGCTTCGACCACGCCGACATCGGCGCCACCGCGGCCGAGCACCTCATCGCCCGCGGCCGCAGCAGGATCGGCGTGGTCATGCCACAGGAGCGCGGCCTCGGCACCCTCGCCGCACCGCGCCTCGCCGGGGCCGAGTCGGTCGCGGCCCGGCACATGGCCACCGTGACCCCGGTCGAGCTCTCGTACACCAGGGAGTCCGCGACGGCCCTCGCCCGGCGCTGGCCGAGCCTGGGCCTGGACGCCGTCTTCGCGTACAACGACGAGTACGCGGCGCTGCTCCTGCACGCCCTCCAGGCCGAGGGCATCGCCGTACCGGACGAGGTCGCGATCGTCGGCTCCGACGACCTGGTCCTCGCCTCCCTCCAGCAACCGCCCCTCACGACGGTCCGCCTGGACCTGCCTTCGGCAGCCCGCGTCGCCGACGCCCTGCACGAGCTGATCGAGACGGGGAAGACGCCCCCGGTCCCCGCGATCGAGGCCCTCCTCGTCCACCGCGCCACGTCCTGA